A window of the Candidatus Dadabacteria bacterium genome harbors these coding sequences:
- the bioB gene encoding biotin synthase BioB translates to MTFEEALALTELSGERLSELISLARKVTLKYKGDGVFLRSIISAQTGNCPEDCSFCSQSAHFDTEVEAHPLMAAERILGAARQAEKMGAMDFCIVISAKGPTPRIFKKVLEAVDLLCAETNLKVGCSLGDLTREQAYELRDHGVWRYNHNIETCRSHFPSICTTHSYDDRLKTALLVKETGMNLCSGGILGMGESICQRMEFAFEIRDLNPTWVPINFLDPRPGTPFENLETIQPLEAVRTISIYRLVLPDKIIMTAGGREVTLRDLQAMGLVAGANAMILGNYLTTPGRSPRDDLRMLDDLQMPVRKEILN, encoded by the coding sequence ATAACCTTTGAAGAAGCCCTCGCACTTACCGAGCTTTCCGGGGAGCGGCTTTCTGAACTCATATCGCTTGCAAGGAAGGTTACCCTTAAGTACAAGGGTGACGGGGTGTTTCTGCGGTCCATAATAAGCGCCCAGACGGGGAACTGTCCCGAGGACTGCTCCTTCTGCTCCCAGTCGGCCCATTTCGATACTGAGGTGGAGGCCCATCCGCTTATGGCGGCGGAGAGAATACTCGGGGCCGCTAGGCAGGCCGAGAAAATGGGCGCCATGGATTTCTGCATAGTGATAAGCGCCAAGGGCCCGACGCCGAGGATATTCAAAAAGGTTCTCGAGGCCGTAGATCTTCTCTGCGCGGAAACTAATCTCAAGGTCGGCTGTTCTCTGGGGGATCTAACAAGGGAACAGGCATATGAACTCAGGGATCACGGGGTGTGGAGATATAACCACAATATCGAGACCTGCAGGAGCCATTTTCCCAGCATATGCACAACCCACAGCTACGACGATAGGCTGAAGACCGCCCTTCTGGTAAAGGAAACCGGCATGAATCTCTGCTCGGGTGGCATACTCGGCATGGGGGAGAGCATATGTCAGAGAATGGAGTTTGCTTTCGAGATAAGGGATCTTAACCCCACTTGGGTTCCGATAAACTTCCTTGACCCGAGACCCGGAACTCCGTTTGAGAACCTTGAGACCATACAGCCGCTTGAAGCCGTAAGAACCATTTCGATTTACAGGCTCGTGCTCCCGGACAAGATAATAATGACTGCAGGGGGAAGGGAAGTGACGCTTCGCGACCTCCAGGCGATGGGTCTTGTGGCTGGGGCAAACGCCATGATCCTCGGCAACTACCTTACTACTCCCGGGCGCTCGCCGCGCGATGATCTCAGGATGCTTGACGACCTGCAGATGCCGGTCAGGAAAGAAATTCTTAACTAA